One region of Eubalaena glacialis isolate mEubGla1 chromosome 6, mEubGla1.1.hap2.+ XY, whole genome shotgun sequence genomic DNA includes:
- the ARL14 gene encoding ADP-ribosylation factor-like protein 14, whose protein sequence is MGLLNSKNPKAKQARILLLGLDAAGKSTLLYKLKLAKDIVTNPTVGFNVEMIELEKGVPLTVWDVGGQEKMRTVWGLYCENTDGLVYVVDSTDTQRLEDSRREFERILKNEHIKNVPVILLANKQDVPGALSAEDITRMFKVKQLCSDRNWYVQPCCAVTGDGLMEGFRKLTGFVKSHMKSRGDILAFFKQN, encoded by the coding sequence atgGGCCTATTGAATTCTAAAAACCCCAAAGCCAAGCAAGCCcgaattcttcttctgggacttgaCGCTGCTGGGAAGTCTACTCTCCTTTACAAATTAAAGCTTGCTAAGGATATTGTGACCAACCCAACAGTAGGTTTCAACGTGGAGATGATTGAGCTGGAAAAGGGTGTTCCACTTACGGTCTGGGATGTTGGAGGACAGGAAAAAATGAGAACTGTGTGGGGCCTCTACTGTGAGAACACCGATGGGCTGGTATATGTTGTGGACAGTACAGATACACAGCGACTGGAAGACTCCAGGCGAGAGTTCGAGCGGATTTTGAAGAATGAGCACATTAAAAATGTGCCTGTTATCCTGTTAGCCAACAAACAAGACGTGCCTGGTGCTCTGAGTGCCGAGGACATCACCAGAATGTTCAAAGTCAAGCAACTCTGCAGTGACCGGAACTGGTACGTGCAGCCCTGCTGTGCTGTCACCGGGGACGGGCTGATGGAGGGGTTCCGGAAGTTAACTGGATTTGTGAAAAGCCACATGAAATCAAGAGGAGACATATTAGCATTCTTCAAGCAGAACTGA